A stretch of the Aphis gossypii isolate Hap1 chromosome 2, ASM2018417v2, whole genome shotgun sequence genome encodes the following:
- the LOC114129360 gene encoding glutamine synthetase → MPGNGLLETSPNYVINKAVAARFQQLPQPKDKVQVMYVWIDGTGQNLRAKSRTLDFIPTKPEELPIWNYDGSSTYQSQGENSDTFLYPVAIFNDPFRLAPNKLVMCEAYKHDHTPTDTNHRKTALETMTKAADQKPWFGIEQEYTLLDTDGKPFGWPKTGFPGPQGPYYCGVGADKVYGRDIVEAHYRACLYAGINISGENAEVMPAQWEFQVGPCEGITIGDHLWMARFLLHRVAEEFGVVVTLDPKPVPGDWNGAGAHCNFSTQAMRENNGIIEIEKAIDKLSKQHMRHIKAYDPNEGKDNERRLTGKHETSSIHDFSAGVANRGASIRIPRGCAEEKKGYLEDRRPASNCDPYRVSEVIVRTVCLNE, encoded by the exons ATGCCGGGAAACGGATTATTGGAAACTTCCCCCAACTATGTTATCAACAAAGCGGTTGCAGCTAGATTTCAACAGCTGCCCCAACCCAAAGATAAAGTACAAGTCATGTATGTTTGGATCGATGGAACTGGACAAAATCTTAGAGCCAAGTCCAGAACATTAGACTTTATTCCCACAAAACCTGAAG aACTCCCAATATGGAATTATGATGGAAGCTCTACCTACCAATCTCAAGGAGAAAACtcagatacatttttatatccaGTGGCCATTTTTAATGACCCATTCAGGTTGGCACCGAACAAACTTGTCATGTGCGAAGCGTACAAACACGATCACACTCCAACtg atacaaaTCACCGTAAAACCGCTTTGGAAACCATGACTAAAGCTGCCGACCAAAAACCGTGGTTTGGTATCGAACAAGAATACACTTTACTCGACACTGACGGCAAACCATTCGGATGGCCAAAGACTGGATTCCCAGGTCCCCAG GGACCGTACTATTGCGGTGTCGGAGCTGATAAAGTGTACGGACGTGACATTGTAGAGGCTCATTATCGTGCATGTCTGTACGCCGGAATCAACATATCTGGAGAGAACGCCGAAGTTATGCCAGCTCAG TGGGAATTCCAAGTTGGACCATGTGAAGGTATTACCATTGGTGATCATTTGTGGATGGCTCGTTTCTTATTGCACCGTGTTGCCGAAGAGTTTGGCGTTGTGGTAACACTTGATCCAAAACCAGTACCAGGAGATTGGAATGGCGCTGGTGCCCACTGTAATTTCTCAACTCAAGCTATGAGAGAAAACAATGGAATAAT tgAAATTGAAAAGGCTATTGACAAATTGTCTAAACAACATATGAGACACATTAAGGCGTACGACCCCAACGAAGGCAAAGATAACGAACGTCGTTTGACTGGAAAACACGAAACTTCTTCCATTCACGACTTCTCTGCCG GCGTGGCTAACCGTGGTGCCAGTATTCGTATTCCTCGTGGTTGTGCCGAAGAAAAGAAGGGCTACTTAGAAGATCGCAGACCAGCATCCAACTGTGACCCATACAGAGTGTCCGAAGTCATTGTACGCACTGTATGcctaaacgaataa